CCCCCGCGGGGCACGGGTAATCGCCGATCTTGAACTCCTCCGCGAGCCGGATCTGTTCCTTGCGGGACCGTCCGGTGATGGCGAGCATCCTCTCCCGGTCCACCCAGCCTTCCCGCTCCGGCAGGGAGGGGGGGAGGTGGAGCGCGGAGAGCGGGCGCAGGATGATCCCCGCGCATCCGCTATGCTTCTCGATGCCGCGCAACGCGTCGTCCCGCTGGGACATCGGCCGTTGCCCCACCACTTCCCCCGTGACCAGGAAGGAGGCCCCGATCTCCTCCATGAACGCCTTCGCCTTTCGCAGGGTGAAGATCCGGCAGTCGATGCACGGGTTCATCGCCGACCCCCGACCGTGCCGTGGGTGCTTGACGATCTCGAGGTACTCCTCGCCTTTCGACACGGTCCGGATCGGGATCCCCATTCCCACCGCGACCTCCTGCGCCGCCGAGCGGCATCCCCCCCTGTTTCCCGGGCCCTTGTGGGAGCATGTGCAAAACGGCGAGGTGAAATGGATCGCGTGGAGCTCGATCCCCTGGTCCTGGACGATCCGGGCCGCCAGGGTGCTGTCGAGCCCCCCGGAAAGGAGAACGACCGCCTTCCTCGGTGGGGACAGGGTGGCGGGGAGGTTCATCCGACGCAGCTCCGATCATGATCGTATTCGGCCGCCGACAGCGGTTCCGTGATCCGGGGATGTTCGCCGCACACGGGGCACGACCGGTCGCGGGCGACCGACAGGCACGACACCTCGTTCGAGAGCGTGTCGATCGTCAGCAGTTTCCCCCCTTGCAATGGTGCGGATCCGGAGAGCAGCTTGATCGCCTCCATCGCCTGCCACGCGCCGACGACGCCCGCCGCCGCGCCGACAATACCGGCCTCGGCACAACCGGGGGAATCCTTTCGCGACGGGATCCTCGGGAGCACGCATCGCAGGCAAGGTCCCGCGCCGGGGACGATCGTGATCATCTGGCCGCCGAACCGCAAGACCCCGGCGTGGACGAGCGGTCGGCGGCTCACCACCGCAGCGTCGTTGCACAGGTACTTCGTGGAGAAGTTGTCGCTGCCGTCCACGACCGCGTCGAACCGCTTGAACAGCTCGACGGCGTTCCCCGCGGTGAGCGCCTCCGGGTACACCTCTACCGCCATGTCCGGCCGGAACGCCCGCAGCGCCTCTGCCGCGGAGTCGGCCTTCCATTGCCCCACAGCGTCGGCCCGGTGGATCACCTGGCGGTTGAGGTT
Above is a genomic segment from Candidatus Deferrimicrobium sp. containing:
- a CDS encoding 7-cyano-7-deazaguanine synthase, whose amino-acid sequence is MNLPATLSPPRKAVVLLSGGLDSTLAARIVQDQGIELHAIHFTSPFCTCSHKGPGNRGGCRSAAQEVAVGMGIPIRTVSKGEEYLEIVKHPRHGRGSAMNPCIDCRIFTLRKAKAFMEEIGASFLVTGEVVGQRPMSQRDDALRGIEKHSGCAGIILRPLSALHLPPSLPEREGWVDRERMLAITGRSRKEQIRLAEEFKIGDYPCPAGGCMLTDRTFSIKVRDLLEHHPSFGMHEVLLLKAGRHFRVHGMKAIVAKSEEENRRLEFLCRGRDTVYVAHSHPGPSVTL
- a CDS encoding HesA/MoeB/ThiF family protein, with the translated sequence MVWSGENTLRYSRNILVEELGEAGQERLFASSVLVVGAGGLGSPALLYLAAAGIGRIGVIDDDRVDITNLNRQVIHRADAVGQWKADSAAEALRAFRPDMAVEVYPEALTAGNAVELFKRFDAVVDGSDNFSTKYLCNDAAVVSRRPLVHAGVLRFGGQMITIVPGAGPCLRCVLPRIPSRKDSPGCAEAGIVGAAAGVVGAWQAMEAIKLLSGSAPLQGGKLLTIDTLSNEVSCLSVARDRSCPVCGEHPRITEPLSAAEYDHDRSCVG